In the genome of Enterococcus hirae ATCC 9790, one region contains:
- the alaS gene encoding alanine--tRNA ligase yields the protein MKQLSSAQVRQMFLDFFQSKGHTIEPSASLIPVNDPTLLWINSGVATLKKYFDGSVVPENPRITNAQKSIRTNDIENVGKTARHHTMFEMLGNFSIGDYFKNEAIHWAWEFLTSPEWMAFDPEKLYVTVYPKDTEAKRIWHEEVGLPLDHIVDVEDNFWDIGAGPCGPDTEIFYDRGEAYNDVAEDDPENYPGGENERYLEIWNLVFSEFNHKPDHTFEPLPHKNIDTGMGLERMVSIVQDAPTNFETDLFLPIIHAVEKLSNQVKYGENPTTDISYKVIADHIRALSFAIGDGALPSNEGRGYVLRRLLRRAVMHGKKLGIEKAFLYDLVPVVGEIMVSYYPEVLQQKEFIEKVVRTEEERFNETINEGLEILNQVIAEVKKANGTTLAGKDIFKLYDTYGFPVELTEEVAEDEGLKVDHEGFEKEMEAQRQRARAARSTEKSMGVQSALLTDIKVDSKFIGYDQVESDSKLLVIIKEEELVSELSAGQGQLIFDQTPFYAEMGGQVADQGWIIDASGETVATVVDVQKAPNGQFMHTVEVLSTLTEGAVYHLLIDVPMRNRIIKNHTATHLLHKALKEVLGEHANQAGSLVAPGHLRFDFTHFGQITADELVKMERIVNEKIWEAIPVETIETDIDTAKNMGAMALFGEKYGQEVRVVNIGGWSIELCGGTHVANTENIGIFKIVSESGIGAGVRRIEAVTSKEAYELLEAEEKQLKEVATIVKSPQLKEVVSKTEQLQQQLKELQKENEQLASKLANQQAGDVFKNVETVSGHSLITAQVKVKDMNQLRQLADQWKQKNISDILVLANEQDGKVSLLVAMTKEANDAGLKAGDLIKAIAPKVGGGGGGRPDMAQAGGKNPAGIPDALSEAKTWLSNQ from the coding sequence ATGAAACAATTAAGCAGTGCACAAGTTCGACAAATGTTTTTAGATTTCTTCCAATCAAAAGGACACACGATTGAACCTAGCGCATCATTAATTCCAGTCAACGATCCAACACTTTTATGGATCAACTCAGGGGTTGCTACGTTAAAAAAATATTTTGACGGCTCTGTCGTACCAGAAAACCCACGCATCACAAACGCTCAAAAATCAATTCGTACGAATGATATTGAAAATGTAGGGAAGACAGCACGGCACCACACAATGTTTGAAATGCTTGGAAATTTTTCTATTGGTGATTATTTCAAAAATGAAGCAATCCATTGGGCATGGGAATTTTTAACAAGTCCTGAATGGATGGCATTTGATCCGGAAAAATTATATGTTACCGTTTATCCAAAAGACACAGAAGCAAAACGAATCTGGCATGAAGAAGTCGGCTTGCCACTTGATCACATTGTAGATGTTGAAGATAATTTCTGGGATATTGGTGCGGGTCCTTGTGGTCCTGATACAGAAATCTTCTATGATCGAGGCGAAGCATACAATGATGTCGCAGAAGATGATCCAGAAAACTACCCTGGTGGAGAAAACGAACGCTATTTAGAAATTTGGAATCTAGTATTTTCTGAGTTCAACCATAAACCAGATCATACATTTGAACCTTTACCACATAAAAACATTGATACGGGCATGGGGCTGGAACGGATGGTTTCGATCGTTCAAGACGCACCAACAAACTTTGAAACAGATTTGTTCTTACCGATCATTCATGCGGTAGAAAAACTAAGCAACCAAGTAAAATATGGGGAAAACCCGACAACCGACATTTCTTATAAAGTAATTGCGGATCATATCCGAGCATTATCTTTTGCGATTGGAGATGGGGCGCTTCCTTCAAATGAAGGTCGTGGCTATGTTCTTCGTCGTTTATTACGCCGAGCAGTGATGCACGGGAAAAAATTAGGGATTGAAAAAGCTTTCTTATATGATCTTGTTCCAGTAGTTGGCGAAATCATGGTTAGCTATTATCCAGAAGTCCTTCAACAAAAAGAATTTATTGAAAAAGTAGTTCGTACCGAAGAAGAACGTTTCAATGAAACGATCAACGAAGGTCTTGAAATCTTGAATCAAGTGATCGCTGAAGTCAAAAAAGCAAATGGAACAACACTTGCTGGAAAAGATATCTTCAAATTGTATGATACTTACGGTTTCCCAGTGGAGTTGACCGAAGAAGTGGCAGAAGATGAAGGCTTGAAAGTCGATCATGAAGGCTTTGAAAAAGAAATGGAAGCACAAAGACAACGTGCGCGTGCTGCTCGTAGTACAGAAAAATCAATGGGAGTCCAATCTGCCCTATTAACAGATATCAAAGTGGATAGTAAATTTATTGGCTATGATCAAGTTGAATCAGACAGCAAACTATTGGTGATTATCAAAGAGGAAGAACTAGTGAGTGAATTGTCTGCTGGACAAGGTCAATTGATTTTTGATCAAACACCGTTTTATGCAGAAATGGGTGGACAAGTGGCTGATCAAGGTTGGATCATTGATGCCTCTGGAGAAACGGTTGCGACAGTTGTTGACGTTCAAAAAGCACCGAATGGACAATTTATGCACACCGTAGAAGTGCTTTCAACATTGACTGAAGGCGCAGTTTACCACTTGTTGATCGATGTACCGATGAGAAATCGCATTATCAAAAACCATACAGCGACTCACTTATTGCATAAAGCTTTAAAAGAAGTTTTAGGGGAACATGCAAACCAAGCTGGTTCTTTAGTTGCTCCTGGACATTTACGCTTTGACTTTACTCATTTTGGACAAATCACAGCTGATGAATTAGTAAAAATGGAACGAATCGTTAATGAGAAGATATGGGAAGCAATCCCAGTAGAAACCATCGAAACAGATATCGATACCGCTAAGAATATGGGTGCTATGGCTTTATTTGGTGAAAAATATGGTCAAGAAGTCCGTGTAGTGAACATTGGTGGATGGTCTATCGAACTTTGTGGTGGAACCCATGTAGCAAATACTGAAAATATTGGGATCTTTAAAATCGTTTCTGAATCAGGAATCGGTGCCGGTGTTCGTCGGATCGAAGCTGTAACAAGTAAAGAAGCATATGAGTTATTGGAAGCAGAAGAAAAACAATTAAAAGAAGTTGCTACAATTGTCAAATCACCTCAATTAAAAGAGGTTGTATCAAAAACAGAACAATTACAACAACAACTAAAAGAACTACAAAAAGAAAATGAACAATTAGCAAGTAAACTAGCGAACCAACAAGCAGGCGATGTCTTTAAAAATGTGGAAACAGTTAGTGGTCATTCACTGATTACTGCACAAGTAAAAGTAAAAGATATGAACCAATTACGTCAATTAGCAGACCAATGGAAACAAAAAAACATTTCCGATATTCTTGTTTTGGCAAATGAACAAGACGGAAAAGTTAGTTTGTTAGTCGCTATGACGAAAGAAGCAAATGATGCTGGGCTAAAAGCTGGTGACTTGATCAAAGCAATCGCACCAAAAGTTGGTGGTGGCGGTGGTGGTCGCCCTGATATGGCGCAAGCAGGTGGGAAAAACCCTGCTGGTATCCCAGATGCTTTATCAGAAGCTAAAACATGGTTGTCTAATCAATAA
- a CDS encoding L-threonine 3-dehydrogenase — MKKVLVTGCLGQIGSELVLRLREDLGNENVVATDIRMPEKLEDGELFEILDVMDYEKMRALVEKYQVDTLIHLAALLSAVAEAKPKFAWDLNMVGLVNALEVAREFKLKFFTPSSIGAFGPNTPKDETPQDTLQRPTTMYGVTKVAGELLCDYYYTKYGVDTRGVRFPGLISYKTLPGGGTTDYAVDIYYSAIKEGKYTCFIDRGTAMDMMYMPDAIEAIVQLMNADPKNLVHRNAFNISAMSFEPEEIKASIKKVFPDFEMDYAVDPVRQSIADSWPNSLDISCAQKEWGFQPRYDLDKMTQDMLSKLQEKLTATV, encoded by the coding sequence ATGAAAAAAGTATTAGTTACTGGCTGCCTTGGACAAATCGGATCGGAATTAGTTTTACGTTTAAGGGAAGATTTGGGTAATGAAAATGTTGTCGCAACGGATATTCGTATGCCTGAAAAGCTAGAAGATGGTGAACTATTTGAAATTTTAGACGTCATGGATTACGAAAAAATGCGAGCGTTAGTCGAAAAATATCAAGTAGATACTTTGATTCATTTAGCAGCGCTTTTATCAGCTGTCGCTGAAGCAAAACCAAAGTTCGCTTGGGACCTCAATATGGTTGGGTTAGTCAATGCGCTGGAAGTCGCAAGAGAATTTAAGTTAAAATTCTTCACGCCAAGTTCAATCGGCGCTTTTGGACCTAATACACCAAAAGATGAGACTCCTCAAGATACACTCCAACGACCAACAACAATGTATGGCGTGACAAAAGTCGCAGGCGAGCTTTTGTGTGACTACTATTATACAAAGTATGGCGTAGATACACGAGGTGTACGCTTCCCTGGATTGATTTCTTATAAAACTTTACCTGGGGGTGGGACGACGGACTATGCAGTGGATATTTATTATTCAGCTATCAAAGAAGGAAAATACACGTGCTTTATTGATCGTGGTACAGCTATGGACATGATGTACATGCCAGATGCCATTGAGGCGATTGTTCAGTTGATGAATGCTGATCCTAAAAATTTAGTTCATCGCAATGCATTCAATATCTCTGCGATGTCTTTTGAACCAGAAGAAATCAAAGCGTCAATCAAAAAAGTGTTTCCTGATTTTGAAATGGACTATGCAGTTGATCCAGTGCGACAATCGATCGCAGACTCTTGGCCAAATTCATTAGATATTAGTTGTGCGCAAAAAGAGTGGGGCTTTCAACCACGTTACGACCTAGATAAAATGACTCAAGATATGTTGTCCAAGTTGCAAGAGAAATTGACAGCAACAGTCTAA
- a CDS encoding APC family permease — translation MERNQVSVEKNKVELKRTMGFFTALSTVMGTVIGAGVFFKAASVAEVTGSVSLHMLSWFLGGIISVCAGLTGAELAAAIPETGGMVKYIERTYGQTAAFLLGWAQVVIYFPANVAALSIIFGTQFVNLFALEQQWIVPIAIIAAVTIMLINFLGSKVGGTFQSITLICKLIPLAVIVLFGLFRSGGVEFQLFPIESGKDLPLFSALGAGLLATMFAYDGWIHVGNIAGELKKPAKDLPKAISIGIIGIMVVYLFVNTVFLKTASIGGISGNSNAASEVATMIFGGVGGKLVTVGILISVYGTINGYTLTGMRLPYVMAQEKRLPFSHHLGKLNDRTKIPVVAGVLELGIAIGMMMVGGFDMLTDMLVFVIWIFYTMVFVGVIILRNTVPKLERPYKVPLYPIIPLIAILGGAFIVVSTLLTQTLLAFSGIALTLVGIPVYLYLKNKYPVV, via the coding sequence ATGGAACGTAACCAAGTATCGGTTGAAAAAAACAAAGTCGAACTAAAGCGAACGATGGGCTTTTTTACTGCTTTATCGACTGTGATGGGAACAGTGATTGGAGCGGGAGTATTCTTTAAAGCAGCGAGTGTCGCAGAAGTTACAGGATCAGTTAGTTTACATATGCTTTCTTGGTTTTTGGGAGGTATCATCTCCGTCTGTGCAGGTTTAACTGGTGCAGAACTTGCCGCAGCAATCCCCGAAACAGGCGGTATGGTCAAATATATCGAACGAACCTATGGACAGACGGCTGCTTTTTTGTTAGGTTGGGCACAAGTTGTGATTTACTTTCCTGCAAATGTAGCGGCATTATCAATTATCTTTGGGACACAATTTGTGAACTTATTTGCCTTAGAACAGCAATGGATTGTCCCCATCGCTATTATAGCCGCTGTGACGATCATGCTGATCAATTTTTTAGGATCAAAAGTTGGTGGAACTTTTCAATCCATTACCTTAATCTGTAAATTGATCCCACTGGCAGTCATCGTCTTGTTTGGCTTATTTCGCAGTGGTGGAGTAGAGTTTCAGCTGTTTCCCATAGAATCAGGAAAAGATCTGCCATTGTTTTCAGCATTAGGTGCGGGCTTGTTAGCGACAATGTTTGCTTATGATGGTTGGATTCACGTTGGAAACATTGCAGGAGAATTAAAAAAACCGGCAAAAGATTTACCGAAAGCCATTTCTATAGGAATCATCGGGATTATGGTTGTTTATTTATTCGTTAATACCGTCTTTTTAAAAACAGCTTCGATTGGAGGAATCAGTGGCAACAGTAATGCTGCTAGCGAAGTGGCTACCATGATTTTTGGTGGCGTAGGTGGGAAACTTGTAACTGTCGGGATTTTGATTTCAGTCTATGGAACAATCAATGGCTATACACTTACTGGGATGCGCCTGCCCTATGTGATGGCCCAAGAAAAACGGTTACCTTTCAGTCACCACTTAGGAAAATTGAACGATCGAACGAAGATTCCAGTGGTTGCTGGTGTTTTGGAACTAGGGATTGCGATCGGTATGATGATGGTCGGTGGATTTGATATGCTGACGGATATGCTTGTTTTTGTGATTTGGATTTTTTATACGATGGTATTTGTAGGTGTAATTATATTGAGAAATACAGTTCCAAAACTTGAAAGGCCTTATAAAGTTCCGTTATACCCAATCATTCCGCTAATCGCCATTCTTGGTGGTGCTTTTATCGTGGTTAGTACGTTACTGACACAAACACTTTTAGCATTTAGCGGAATCGCTTTGACATTAGTCGGAATCCCTGTTTATTTATATTTGAAAAATAAATATCCTGTAGTTTAA
- a CDS encoding GNAT family N-acetyltransferase produces the protein MQVYFGNKSWIRGASFYLRYQVFVLEQGILPELEFDETDTSDNYFLLMENNVPIATLRYQKKSSTCLNPDRFCVAKNYRQQGFGRQLLSLAEQKAKKEGLLSSYLVAEMTALSFYQQQGYETCTDPFIEDGITCVGMQKELI, from the coding sequence ATGCAAGTTTATTTTGGAAACAAGTCCTGGATCAGAGGGGCGAGTTTTTATCTTCGTTATCAGGTATTTGTTCTGGAACAAGGCATTTTGCCAGAATTAGAATTTGACGAAACGGACACTTCTGATAACTACTTTCTGTTAATGGAAAACAATGTTCCAATTGCAACATTACGTTATCAAAAAAAATCGTCCACTTGTCTTAACCCCGATCGTTTTTGCGTCGCCAAAAATTATCGCCAACAAGGTTTCGGTCGTCAGCTGTTGTCCTTAGCTGAACAGAAAGCGAAAAAAGAAGGCTTGCTATCAAGTTACCTAGTAGCAGAAATGACTGCCCTTAGTTTCTATCAGCAACAAGGTTACGAGACTTGTACAGATCCTTTTATCGAGGATGGGATTACCTGCGTAGGGATGCAAAAAGAATTGATTTAA